The following are from one region of the Leptolyngbya sp. 'hensonii' genome:
- a CDS encoding Uma2 family endonuclease, with translation MMSQRHPSLPQPGLPLAPCQTLPTMYDLPSETPEDSGLPDEFHDLQPQLLSATLRLHHYAKSQIFTGTDLNLYYDVHHPQWFKRPDWFLVLGVQRLYQGTDLRSSYVLWQEGVAPFVAVELLSPGTEKEDLGDHAKLPEVNPSIVAATLNLQPEVGNGETIQDKPPRKWEVYEQILRVPYYIVFSRYTNQIRFFKLVGGRYQEQVLDSQQPRIWIPELKLGIGLWSGAFEGIERLWLRWYDDRNIWIPTDAERADRLAARLRELGEDPDALS, from the coding sequence ATGATGAGCCAGCGACATCCTTCCCTACCCCAGCCTGGGCTACCGCTGGCACCTTGCCAAACGCTGCCCACCATGTACGATTTGCCCAGCGAGACACCTGAGGATTCCGGCTTGCCAGACGAGTTTCATGACCTTCAGCCCCAACTCCTCAGTGCTACCCTACGCCTCCACCATTACGCTAAATCTCAGATCTTTACAGGAACGGATTTGAACCTGTATTACGATGTTCACCATCCTCAGTGGTTTAAACGTCCCGATTGGTTTCTCGTGCTTGGAGTGCAACGCCTCTACCAAGGAACTGATTTGCGCTCAAGCTATGTGCTCTGGCAGGAAGGGGTTGCTCCTTTCGTCGCAGTAGAACTACTTTCTCCTGGCACTGAAAAAGAGGATTTGGGTGATCATGCCAAATTGCCAGAGGTAAACCCCTCGATCGTGGCTGCTACGCTAAATTTGCAGCCGGAAGTTGGGAATGGGGAAACGATCCAGGATAAACCTCCCCGTAAGTGGGAAGTCTATGAACAAATCCTGCGTGTCCCTTACTACATTGTTTTCAGCCGCTACACCAACCAGATCCGGTTTTTCAAGTTAGTCGGCGGACGCTATCAAGAGCAGGTGCTTGACTCTCAGCAACCGCGTATCTGGATTCCTGAGCTAAAGCTTGGAATTGGGCTGTGGAGTGGAGCCTTTGAAGGCATTGAACGTCTGTGGTTACGTTGGTATGACGATCGCAACATCTGGATTCCCACGGATGCAGAACGGGCCGATCGCCTGGCTGCCCGTCTCCGAGAGTTGGGAGAAGATCCAGATGCGTTGTCTTGA
- a CDS encoding DUF4351 domain-containing protein, whose amino-acid sequence MLDYFIRLHRLYRLPVTQAVVLLTPPAEGTPIETAFVAASTRHEYRIIPMWEQDPAFFLQDPALLPLAPLAAASNPEQLLAEIAQQVDRIESSQQQREVSAYVQLLAGLRFKKKVIRQLFRERTMRESVIYQDILQEGRQEGRQEGRQEGRQEEALTLILRQLSRRIQSTIPDEVQAQVRALSLIQLEDLGEALLDFNHLDDLHQWLQTLPRNLLA is encoded by the coding sequence ATGCTGGATTACTTCATCCGGCTGCACCGTCTCTATCGGCTGCCCGTGACTCAGGCAGTGGTGCTGCTGACGCCTCCAGCAGAGGGCACCCCGATCGAAACTGCATTTGTGGCGGCTTCAACTCGCCATGAATATCGCATCATTCCTATGTGGGAACAAGACCCGGCCTTTTTCTTGCAGGACCCGGCATTGCTACCCCTGGCTCCTCTGGCTGCTGCTTCCAATCCAGAACAACTGTTGGCAGAAATCGCCCAACAGGTGGACAGGATAGAATCAAGTCAGCAACAGCGGGAAGTCTCCGCTTACGTTCAATTGTTGGCAGGCTTACGGTTTAAGAAAAAGGTAATTCGTCAACTGTTTCGGGAGAGGACCATGCGCGAATCCGTCATCTATCAGGATATTTTGCAGGAAGGCAGGCAGGAAGGCAGGCAAGAAGGCAGGCAAGAAGGCAGGCAAGAAGAAGCGTTGACCCTGATCTTGCGGCAACTGAGCCGTCGCATCCAGAGCACTATCCCGGATGAGGTTCAAGCCCAGGTGCGGGCTCTATCCCTAATTCAACTGGAGGATTTGGGAGAGGCATTGCTTGACTTCAACCACCTGGACGACTTGCACCAGTGGTTGCAAACTTTACCTCGTAATCTTCTCGCTTGA
- the murG gene encoding undecaprenyldiphospho-muramoylpentapeptide beta-N-acetylglucosaminyltransferase: protein MPKLLIAASGTGGHVFPAIAVAEQLPDYQIEWLGVPDRMETRLVPDQYPLRIVPVEGFQKRGLATLRVMFKFLRAIWQVRQLLQRDQFQAVFTTGGYIAAPAIIAARSLGLPTLLHESNAIPGKVTRWLSPWCSTVAIGFEAAARFLPKARTICVGTPVRAQFRVETPPPIDLPIPAEVPLIVVVGGSQGAVAVNRLVRQCAPTWLTAGAWMVHLTGDNDPEAQSLDHPHYISLPFYDNMAGLFHRANLAISRAGAGTLTELAIAGLPAILIPFPFAAEDHQAYNAAAFAEAGAALVFRQSELTPDTLEAKVTHLLQAPERLQEMSAQARSLAVPDSAERLAQTLRQLIPTF from the coding sequence ATGCCAAAACTTCTGATTGCTGCCAGTGGGACGGGAGGCCATGTTTTCCCTGCGATCGCAGTGGCTGAGCAACTGCCGGACTATCAGATCGAATGGCTGGGGGTGCCCGATCGGATGGAAACTCGCCTGGTGCCTGACCAGTATCCCCTGCGGATTGTGCCGGTTGAGGGGTTCCAGAAGCGGGGGTTGGCCACGCTAAGAGTGATGTTCAAGTTCCTGCGGGCCATCTGGCAGGTGCGCCAACTGCTGCAGCGCGACCAGTTTCAGGCGGTTTTTACCACAGGTGGCTATATCGCTGCGCCAGCCATCATTGCGGCCCGCTCCCTGGGTTTGCCCACCCTCCTGCACGAATCGAATGCTATTCCCGGTAAGGTCACCCGCTGGCTCAGTCCCTGGTGCAGTACGGTGGCGATCGGGTTTGAGGCCGCAGCTCGGTTCTTACCTAAGGCTCGAACAATTTGTGTTGGAACCCCCGTGCGGGCACAATTCCGGGTGGAGACACCGCCACCGATCGATCTGCCCATTCCGGCTGAGGTGCCGCTGATTGTGGTTGTGGGGGGCAGTCAGGGAGCCGTGGCTGTGAATCGTCTGGTGCGCCAATGTGCCCCGACCTGGCTAACTGCCGGGGCCTGGATGGTGCATCTCACGGGAGACAATGATCCAGAGGCCCAGAGCCTGGATCATCCTCACTATATTTCCCTGCCCTTCTATGACAATATGGCCGGTCTGTTTCATCGGGCCAATCTGGCCATCAGTCGAGCTGGAGCCGGTACCCTGACGGAACTGGCGATCGCGGGTCTGCCCGCCATTCTAATTCCCTTCCCTTTTGCTGCAGAAGATCACCAGGCGTACAATGCGGCTGCCTTTGCCGAGGCTGGGGCGGCCCTGGTTTTCCGGCAATCAGAACTGACGCCTGACACACTGGAGGCAAAGGTAACGCACCTGTTGCAAGCACCGGAACGGCTGCAGGAAATGTCGGCTCAGGCCCGTTCCCTGGCAGTGCCGGATAGTGCGGAACGGCTGGCCCAGACCCTGCGCCAGTTAATTCCCACCTTCTGA